The following coding sequences lie in one Kryptolebias marmoratus isolate JLee-2015 linkage group LG5, ASM164957v2, whole genome shotgun sequence genomic window:
- the LOC108247921 gene encoding elongation factor 1-alpha, whose product MGKEKTHINIVVIGHVDSGKSTSTGHLIYKCGGIDKRTIEKFEKEAAEMGKGSFKYAWVLDKLKAERERGITIDIALWKFETSKYYVTIIDAPGHRDFIKNMITGTSQADCAVLIVAAGVGEFEAGISKNGQTREHALLAFTLGVKQLIVGVNKMDSTEPPYSQARFEEIQKEVSTYIKKIGYNPAAVAFVPISGWHGDNMLESSDKMNWFKGWKIERKDGNASGTTLLEALDAILPPSRPTDKPLRLPLQDVYKIGGIGTVPVGRVETGVLKPGMVVTFAPPNLTTEVKSVEMHHESLPEAVPGDNVGFNVKNVSVKEIRRGYVAGDSKNDPPKAADSFNAQVIILNHPGQINEGYAPVLDCHTAHIACKFKELIEKIDRRSGKKLEDNPKFVKSGDAAIVKLIPQKPMVVESFSSYPPLGRFAVRDMRQTVAVGVIKAVDTKEISGKTTKAAEKAQKKK is encoded by the exons ATGGGAAAGGAAAAGACCCACATCAACATCGTGGTCATTGGCCATGTCGACTCCGGCAAGTCCACCTCCACCGGCCACCTGATCTACAAGTGCGGAGGGATCGACAAGCGAACCATCGAGAAGTTCGAGAAGGAGGCGGCTGAG ATGGGCAAAGGCTCCTTCAAGTACGCCTGGGTGTTGGACAAACTGAAGGCCGAGCGTGAGCGTGGTATCACCATCGACATCGCTCTGTGGAAGTTTGAGACCAGCAAGTACTACGTGACCATCATCGACGCTCCTGGACACAGGGACTTCATCAAGAACATGATCACTGGTACCTCCCAG GCTGACTGCGCCGTGCTGATCGTTGCTGCTGGTGTCGGTGAGTTCGAGGCCGGTATCTCCAAGAACGGTCAGACCCGTGAGCACGCCCTCTTGGCTTTCACCCTTGGTGTGAAGCAGCTCATCGTTGGAGTAAACAAGATGGACTCCACCGAGCCCCCTTACAGCCAGGCCCGTTTTGAGGAAATCCAAAAGGAAGTGAGCACCTACATCAAGAAAATCGGCTACAACCCCGCCGCTGTTGCTTTCGTCCCCATCTCCGGATGGCATGGAGACAACATGCTGGAGTCCAGTGACAAG ATGAACTGGTTCAAGGGGTGGAAGATTGAGCGCAAGGATGGAAACGCCAGTGGAACCACGCTGCTGGAGGCTCTGGATGCGATCCTGCCCCCCAGCCGCCCCACCGACAAGCCCCTCCGTCTGCCCCTGCAGGACGTCTACAAAATCGGCG gtaTTGGAACTGTCCCCGTGGGCCGAGTTGAGACCGGCGTCCTGAAGCCCGGCATGGTGGTCACCTTCGCTCCCCCCAACCTGACCACCGAGGTGAAGTCTGTGGAGATGCACCACGAGTCTCTGCCCGAGGCCGTGCCCGGCGACAACGTCGGCTTCAACGTCAAGAACGTCTCCGTCAAGGAAATCCGTCGTGGCTACGTCGCTGGTGACAGCAAAAACGACCCACCCAAGGCTGCCGACAGCTTCAACGCTCAG GTCATCATCCTGAACCACCCCGGTCAGATTAACGAGGGTTACGCCCCCGTGCTGGACTGCCACACTGCTCACATCGCCTGCAAGTTCAAGGAGCTGATTGAGAAGATCGACCGTCGTTCCGGCAAGAAGCTTGAGGACAACCCCAAGTTTGTGAAGTCTGGAGACGCCGCCATCGTCAAACTGATCCCACAGAAGCCCATGGTTGTGGAGTCCTTCTCTAGCTACCCTCCTCTTG GTCGTTTTGCCGTGCGTGACATGAGGCAGACCGTGGCTGTCGGCGTCATCAAGGCCGTCGACACCAAGGAGATTTCTGGAAAGACCACCAAGGCTGCAGAGAAGGcccagaagaagaaatga
- the si:ch1073-513e17.1 gene encoding sialin, with the protein MPQPNGSFSINAEAPDESADSKALLQDGRVPPQCCSARLNLALLMFLGFSVVYGLRVNLSVAMVAMVNATDPSVDRNTSAAPACPLPAGSGNSSGAPQQPDGTPQYPWDSETQGWLLGAFFFGYLCTQIPGGYLAGHYGGSRFLGVGVLGTAALTLLTPLAAGWGSRWLFALRALEGFGEGVTYPSMMAMWTRWAPPLERSRLMTLSGSGGSFGAFVALPLTGFICEKLGWPAVFYLCGGAGCLWSIFWFAFVSDDPHTHRRISEEERDYIVTSIGAQGTGHGWSLPLLSMVLSVPLWAIIFTQMCSNWTFYTLLTSLPTYMNDVLHFDLQSNGFLSALPYLGNLLMSLLAGVAADFLMERKVFSTTTVRKAFTFTGLLLPALFLVLVSYVGCDHALIVTFLTLSTSSGGISSAGVFINQIDIAPRYAGFLLGITNTFGTIPGIMAPIVTGHFTEDRSLDGWRTVFWVAAGINVGGAVFYTVFGSGRIQPWANTEENRAEPERTRARTATR; encoded by the exons ATGCCGCAGCCCAACGGGTCGTTCTCCATCAACGCCGAGGCTCCGGACGAGAGCGCCGACAGCAAGGCGCTCCTCCAGGATGGCCGCG TTCCTCCTCAGTGCTGCTCGGCGCGACTCAACCTCGCCCTCCTCATGTTCCTCGGCTTCTCCGTGGTCTACGGCCTGCGGGTCAACCTGAGCGTCGCcatggttgccatggtgaacGCCACGGACCCGTCGGTGGACCGGAACACGTCGGCGGCCCCCGCCTGCCCGCTGCCGGCGGGCTCGGGGAACAGCAGCGGGGCCCCGCAGCAGCCGGACGGG ACCCCCCAGTACCCGTGGGACTCAGAGACCCAGGGCTGGCTGCTGGGGGCCTTCTTCTTCGGGTACCTGTGCACGCAGATCCCGGGGGGGTACCTGGCCGGTCACTACGGGGGGAGCCGGTTCCTGGGCGTGGGTGTGCTGGGCACAGCGGCCCTCACCCTCCTCACCCCCCTGGCTGCTGGCTGGGGGTCCCGCTGGCTGTTCGCTCTGCGGGCGCTGGAGGGCTTCGGGGAG gGTGTGACGTACCCGTCCATGATGGCGATGTGGACCCGCTGGGCCCCGCCCCTGGAGCGCTCCCGCCTCATGACGCTGTCGGGCTCCGGGGGCAGCTTCGGCGCCTTCGTGGCCCTGCCGCTCACGGGCTTCATCTGCGAGAAGCTGGGCTGGCCGGCGGTCTTCTACCTCTGCG GGGGCGCCGGCTGCCTCTGGTCCATCTTCTGGTTCGCGTTCGTGTCCGATGACCCACACACTCATCGTCGAATCAGCGAAGAGGAGAGAGATTACATCGTTACCTCCATCGGCGCTCAg GGCACGGGTCACGGCTGGTCGCTGCCGCTGCTCTCCATGGTTCTGTCCGTCCCGCTGTGGGCCATCATCTTCACCCAGATGTGCTCCAACTGGACCTTCTACACCCTGCTCACCTCGCTTCCCACCTACATGAACGACGTCCTGCACTTCGACCTGCAGTCG AACGGCTTCCTGTCCGCCCTGCCGTACCTCGGGAACCTGCTTATGTCACTGCTGGCGGGCGTCGCCGCCGACTTCCTGATGGAGAGGAAGGTGTTCAGCACCACCACCGTGCGGAAGGCCTTCACCTTCACAG GCCTCCTGCTGCCGGCGCTCTTCCTCGTTCTCGTCAGCTATGTCGGCTGCGACCACGCCCTCATCGTCACCTTCCTCACCCTCTCCACCAGCTCTGGAGGCATCAGCTCCGCCGGAGTCTTCATCAACCAGATCGACATCGCCCCTCG GTACGCAGGATTCCTCCTGGGAATCACCAACACGTTCGGGACGATCCCAGGGATCATGGCGCCCATCGTTACGGGACATTTCACCGAAGAC CGCTCCTTGGACGGGTGGAGGACGGTGTTCTGGGTCGCGGCGGGGATCAACGTCGGCGGCGCCGTCTTCTACACGGTGTTCGGCAGCGGGAGGATCCAGCCGTGGGCCAACACGGAGGAGAACAGGGCGGAACCGGAGAGAACGAGGGCCAGAACCGCCACGCGGTAA
- the LOC108247928 gene encoding C-Myc-binding protein: MANYRASESKREQFRRYLERSGVLDTLTSVLVALYEEQDKPNNALDYIKLHLGGSGQDPADAEALRLELADLQQKCTLLMEENKELRNRLLQYEPAPDEGAAA; encoded by the exons ATGGCCAACTACAGA GCCTCCGAATCGAAGCGAGAGCAGTTTAGAAGATATCTTGAGAGATCCGGAGTTCTCGACACTTTAACAAGCG tTTTAGTGGCACTTTATGAAGAGCAGGATAAACCCAACAATGCACTTGA CTACATAAAGCTCCACCTCGGCGGGTCGGGTCAGGACCCCGCAGACGCCGAGGCGCTCCGCCTGGAGCTGGCCGACCTGCAGCAGAAGTGCACGCTGCTCATGGAGGAGAACAAAGAGCTGAGGAACAGG CTGCTGCAGTACGAGCCGGCGCCTGACGAGGGAGCCGCGGCGTAG
- the LOC108247927 gene encoding gap junction alpha-9 protein, translated as MGDWNFLGGILEEVHIHSTMVGKIWLTILFIFRMLVLGVAAEDVWNDEQSDFICNTEQPGCRNVCYDQAFPISLIRYWVLQVIFVSSPSLVYMGHAIYQLRALEKERHCKKVALRRELEAVDAEMVEVKRRIEKEMRQLEQGKLNKAPLRGSLLCTYVAHIVTRSVVEVSFMMGQYVLYGHRLNTLYKCDREPCPNLVDCFVSRPTEKTIFMMFMQVIACISLFLSLLEIMHLSFKKIKKGILDYYPHLKDDLDDYYVSKSKKNSVVHQVCVGTSVGRKTTIPTAPSGYTLLLEKQGNGPNYPLLSASSAFVPIQGDPGGKPDGHKDVKERGPSPTEQNSNSNNTSSETRSPPVDKQDEPEDYPTLPVADTSTCSTLSASGRKSRRLSPPWNCSTVVEGNCSDSGDSYHGAGSMKLRSSCAGPRARALSKSDTKRPSRSQSPDSVGELSSMSRHSRESNSPTTSSPNRRVSAASSGSSRRAPTDLQI; from the coding sequence ATGGGAGACTGGAACTTCCTCGGGGGGATCTTGGAGGAGGTGCATATCCACTCCACCATGGTCGGTAAGATCTGGCTGACCATCCTGTTCATCTTCCGGATGCTGGTTCTCGGCGTGGCGGCGGAGGACGTCTGGAACGACGAGCAGTCGGACTTCATCTGCAACACGGAGCAGCCCGGCTGCCGTAACGTCTGCTACGACCAGGCCTTCCCCATCTCCCTCATCCGCTACTGGGTGCTGCAGGTGATCTTTGTGTCCTCGCCCTCCCTGGTGTACATGGGCCACGCCATCTACCAGCTGCGCGCCCTGGAGAAGGAGCGCCACTGCAAGAAGGTGGCCCTGCGGCGGGAGCTGGAGGCGGTGGATGCTGAGATGGTGGAGGTGAAGAGGAGGATCGAGAAGGAAATGAGGCAGCTGGAGCAGGGGAAGCTGAACAAGGCGCCGCTCAGGGGCTCGCTGCTCTGCACCTACGTGGCTCACATCGTCACCCGCTCAGTGGTGGAGGTCAGCTTCATGATGGGTCAGTACGTCCTCTACGGACACCGCCTCAACACGCTGTACAAGTGCGACCGGGAGCCGTGTCCCAACTTGGTGGACTGCTTCGTCTCCAGGCCCACAGAGAAGACCATTTTCATGATGTTCATGCAGGTCATCGCCTGCATCTCCCTGTTCCTCAGCCTGCTGGAGATCATGCACCTGAGCTTCAAGAAGATCAAGAAGGGCATCCTGGACTACTACCCCCACCTGAAGGACGACCTCGATGATTACTACGTCAGCAAGTCAAAGAAGAACTCGGTTGTGCATCAGGTCTGCGTTGGAACATCTGTAGGGCGTAAGACGACGATCCCCACGGCCCCCAGCGGATACACCTTACTGCTGGAGAAGCAGGGCAACGGGCCCAACTACCCCCTCCTCAGTGCCTCCTCTGCCTTCGTCCCCATCCAAGGAGACCCTGGAGGGAAGCCAGACGGACACAAGGACGTCAAGGAGAGGGGGCCGAGCCCCACGGAGCAGAACAGCAACTCCAACAACACCAGCAGTGAGACACGCTCGCCTCCCGTGGACAAGCAGGACGAACCCGAGGACTACCCCACCCTGCCCGTGGCGGacacctccacctgctccacgCTGTCAGCTTCCGGCAGGAAGTCCCGGAGGCTCAGCCCTCCCTGGAACTGCTccacggtggtggaggggaaCTGCTCGGACAGCGGGGACTCGTACCACGGGGCCGGCAGCATGAAGCTCCGCAGCAGCTGCGCCGGCCCCAGGGCCAGGGCGCTCTCCAAGTCGGACACCAAGAGGCCGAGCCGGTCCCAGAGCCCGGACTCGGTGGGGGAGCTGAGCTCCATGTCCCGACACAGCCGAGAGAGCAACAGTCCCACCACCTCGTCTCCAAACCGAAGAGTGTCGGCGGcgagcagcggcagcagcagacGAGCTCCCACCGACCTTCAGATATAA
- the LOC108247905 gene encoding serine/arginine-rich splicing factor 10 isoform X2: MRPQNTSLFVRNISDESRPEDLRREFGRYGPIVDVYIPLDFYTRQPRGFAYIQFEDVRDAEDALHSLDRKWVCGRQIEIQFAQGDRKTPNQMKSKERRSPGRSSRYDDYPDSWRRRSRSRSYDRYRSRSPSYDRRRRRSESPRESRGRMYARRSRSREDDRQRPHRESRRRSRSRSRSASPQEKLNPSASHYPEEEPRRAQSPSHSKSRSMSRSRSRSRSRSWAGRKSGGR; the protein is encoded by the exons ATGAGGCCTCAGAACACGTCTCTGTTTGTCAGGAACATCTCCGATGAGTCCAG GCCTGAGGATTTGCGGCGTGAGTTTGGCCGCTATGGGCCGATAGTAGATGTCTACATCCCACTTGACTTCTATACACGTCAGCCAAGAGGATTTGCATACATTCA GTTTGAAGATGTCCGCGACGCAGAAGATGCTCTTCACAGCCTGGACAGGAAGTGGGTTTGCGGTCGGCAGATCGAGATCCAGTTCGCCCAGGGAGACCGAAAGA CTCCCAACCAGATGAAGTCCAAGGAGAGGCGTTCTCCGGGCCGATCGTCCCGCTACGACGACTACCCTGACAGCTGGCGGCGGCGATCTCGCAGCCGCAGCTACGACAGGTACAGATCCCGCAGCCCGTCCTACGATCGGCGGCGCAGGCGGTCGGAGAGTCCTCGGGA atctCGAGGTCGGATGTATGCAAGGAGAAGCCGGAGCCGCGAGGACGACAG GCAGAGGCCCCACAGAGAGTCCAGGAGGAGGTCCAGGTCTCGCTCCAGATCTGCGTCTCCTCAGGAGAAACTCAACCCGTCAGCCTCACACTACCCCGAGGAAGAACCGCGGCGGGCGCAGTCCCCCTCCCACTCCAAGTCCCGCTCCATGTCCAGATCCCGCTCCCGTTCTCGCTCCCGCTCCTGGGCCGGACGCAAGTCCGGAGGCCGCTAA
- the LOC108247905 gene encoding serine/arginine-rich splicing factor 10 isoform X1, producing the protein MRPQNTSLFVRNISDESRPEDLRREFGRYGPIVDVYIPLDFYTRQPRGFAYIQFEDVRDAEDALHSLDRKWVCGRQIEIQFAQGDRKTPNQMKSKERRSPGRSSRYDDYPDSWRRRSRSRSYDRYRSRSPSYDRRRRRSESPRESRGRMYARRSRSREDDRYRQRPHRESRRRSRSRSRSASPQEKLNPSASHYPEEEPRRAQSPSHSKSRSMSRSRSRSRSRSWAGRKSGGR; encoded by the exons ATGAGGCCTCAGAACACGTCTCTGTTTGTCAGGAACATCTCCGATGAGTCCAG GCCTGAGGATTTGCGGCGTGAGTTTGGCCGCTATGGGCCGATAGTAGATGTCTACATCCCACTTGACTTCTATACACGTCAGCCAAGAGGATTTGCATACATTCA GTTTGAAGATGTCCGCGACGCAGAAGATGCTCTTCACAGCCTGGACAGGAAGTGGGTTTGCGGTCGGCAGATCGAGATCCAGTTCGCCCAGGGAGACCGAAAGA CTCCCAACCAGATGAAGTCCAAGGAGAGGCGTTCTCCGGGCCGATCGTCCCGCTACGACGACTACCCTGACAGCTGGCGGCGGCGATCTCGCAGCCGCAGCTACGACAGGTACAGATCCCGCAGCCCGTCCTACGATCGGCGGCGCAGGCGGTCGGAGAGTCCTCGGGA atctCGAGGTCGGATGTATGCAAGGAGAAGCCGGAGCCGCGAGGACGACAG GTACAGGCAGAGGCCCCACAGAGAGTCCAGGAGGAGGTCCAGGTCTCGCTCCAGATCTGCGTCTCCTCAGGAGAAACTCAACCCGTCAGCCTCACACTACCCCGAGGAAGAACCGCGGCGGGCGCAGTCCCCCTCCCACTCCAAGTCCCGCTCCATGTCCAGATCCCGCTCCCGTTCTCGCTCCCGCTCCTGGGCCGGACGCAAGTCCGGAGGCCGCTAA
- the LOC108247905 gene encoding serine/arginine-rich splicing factor 10 isoform X3: MKRKREPRQSLEMAAKNGEKKRFKRRKPSLSGSRLKSVKIKMKFKVKQSMFEDVRDAEDALHSLDRKWVCGRQIEIQFAQGDRKTPNQMKSKERRSPGRSSRYDDYPDSWRRRSRSRSYDRYRSRSPSYDRRRRRSESPRESRGRMYARRSRSREDDRYRQRPHRESRRRSRSRSRSASPQEKLNPSASHYPEEEPRRAQSPSHSKSRSMSRSRSRSRSRSWAGRKSGGR, encoded by the exons atgaagaggaaaagagaacCGAGGCAAAGCTTGGAAATGGCGGCAAAGAatggggaaaagaaaaggtttaagAGGAGAAAGCCAAGTCTCTCTGGGAGTCGGTTAAAGAGTGTAAAGATCAAGATGAAGTTCAAAGTCAAGCAAAG CATGTTTGAAGATGTCCGCGACGCAGAAGATGCTCTTCACAGCCTGGACAGGAAGTGGGTTTGCGGTCGGCAGATCGAGATCCAGTTCGCCCAGGGAGACCGAAAGA CTCCCAACCAGATGAAGTCCAAGGAGAGGCGTTCTCCGGGCCGATCGTCCCGCTACGACGACTACCCTGACAGCTGGCGGCGGCGATCTCGCAGCCGCAGCTACGACAGGTACAGATCCCGCAGCCCGTCCTACGATCGGCGGCGCAGGCGGTCGGAGAGTCCTCGGGA atctCGAGGTCGGATGTATGCAAGGAGAAGCCGGAGCCGCGAGGACGACAG GTACAGGCAGAGGCCCCACAGAGAGTCCAGGAGGAGGTCCAGGTCTCGCTCCAGATCTGCGTCTCCTCAGGAGAAACTCAACCCGTCAGCCTCACACTACCCCGAGGAAGAACCGCGGCGGGCGCAGTCCCCCTCCCACTCCAAGTCCCGCTCCATGTCCAGATCCCGCTCCCGTTCTCGCTCCCGCTCCTGGGCCGGACGCAAGTCCGGAGGCCGCTAA
- the LOC108247917 gene encoding fatty acid-binding protein, liver, giving the protein MDFTGTWKVYSEENLEEFLKVLGAPEMIVKMRKEVKPVIVIEQSGKDFTFTMKTPFFSRVNSFTVGKEAEISYMDGRKLKCTIREEDGKLISETDKFTSVREIRGDEMIETTTAGSVTFISRSKRV; this is encoded by the exons ATGGACTTCACTGGAACCTGGAAGGTTTATTCTGAGGAGAACCTGGAAGAGTTTCTCAAAGTCCTCG GAGCTCCTGAGATGATTGTGAAGATGCGTAAAGAAGTGAAGCCGGTGATCGTGATCGAGCAGAGCGGGAAGGACTTCACCTTCACGATGAAGACTCCCTTCTTCAGCAGGGTCAACTCCTTCACCGTCGGGAAAGAGGCAGAAATCTCCTACATGGACGGCAGGAAGCTGAAG TGCACCATCAGGGAGGAGGACGGGAAGCTGATTTCTGAGACCGACAAGTTTACGTCAGTCCGAGAGATCCGAGGCGACGAAATGATCGAG ACGACCACTGCTGGTTCTGTAACCTTCATCAGCAGAAGCAAACGGGTCTGA